From the Desulfovibrio sp. X2 genome, one window contains:
- the rpsP gene encoding 30S ribosomal protein S16 has product MALKLRLTRLGSKKRPFYRIVAVNSETRRDGRALDYVGHYNPMVQPEEIAVDKEKVEMWMARGATPSDTVRSLFKKAGI; this is encoded by the coding sequence ATGGCTCTGAAGCTGCGTCTGACCCGTCTGGGCTCGAAGAAGCGCCCGTTCTACCGGATCGTCGCCGTGAACAGCGAAACCCGCCGTGACGGCCGTGCGCTCGACTATGTGGGACACTACAACCCCATGGTCCAGCCCGAGGAGATCGCCGTGGACAAGGAGAAGGTCGAGATGTGGATGGCCCGTGGCGCCACACCGTCCGACACTGTCCGCTCGCTCTTCAAGAAGGCCGGCATCTAA
- a CDS encoding KH domain-containing protein produces the protein MLKDLIEYIAKSLVDQPDDVHVSEIEGEQTSVIELKVAKEDLGKVIGKQGRTARAMRTILGAASTKARKRSVLEILE, from the coding sequence ATGTTGAAAGACCTGATCGAGTACATCGCCAAGTCGCTGGTGGATCAGCCCGATGACGTGCACGTTTCCGAGATCGAAGGCGAACAGACTTCGGTCATCGAACTCAAGGTAGCCAAGGAAGACCTGGGCAAGGTCATCGGCAAGCAGGGACGCACGGCACGCGCCATGCGCACCATCCTGGGAGCCGCCTCGACCAAGGCCCGCAAGAGGTCGGTCCTGGAAATCCTGGAATAG
- the rimM gene encoding ribosome maturation factor RimM (Essential for efficient processing of 16S rRNA): MAHENRILIGEVVKPHGLRGELCVQWHAESPELCDDLPRVWLAPAAGRARSFAIASWRMHQKRLLLTLAGIDGRDQAEAWRGARVYADADDLPSVDEGEVYLHELIGLSVQDESGAVLGRLEAVMAEPQEVWTIRTPSGEEILFPARPEFVSEIDLDAGTVTVNPPPGLLDLYLGGDASGEAGIPADDGESRD; the protein is encoded by the coding sequence ATGGCGCACGAGAACCGCATCCTCATAGGTGAGGTCGTGAAGCCGCACGGGCTTCGTGGGGAACTTTGCGTGCAATGGCACGCTGAGTCCCCCGAGCTCTGCGACGACCTGCCCAGAGTCTGGCTCGCGCCGGCCGCCGGCCGGGCCAGGTCTTTTGCCATCGCCTCCTGGCGCATGCACCAGAAACGCCTTTTGCTCACGCTCGCGGGCATCGACGGCCGCGACCAGGCCGAGGCCTGGCGCGGCGCGCGCGTATATGCCGACGCCGACGACCTGCCTTCCGTGGACGAGGGCGAAGTCTACCTGCACGAGCTCATCGGACTGTCCGTGCAGGACGAGTCCGGCGCCGTGCTCGGCAGGCTCGAGGCGGTCATGGCCGAGCCCCAGGAGGTCTGGACCATCCGCACCCCCTCGGGCGAGGAGATCCTCTTTCCCGCGCGGCCCGAGTTCGTCTCGGAGATCGACCTGGACGCGGGCACGGTGACCGTGAACCCGCCTCCCGGCCTGCTCGACCTCTACCTGGGCGGCGACGCGTCCGGCGAAGCCGGAATCCCGGCGGACGACGGCGAGAGCCGGGACTAG